From Candidatus Zixiibacteriota bacterium, the proteins below share one genomic window:
- a CDS encoding enoyl-CoA hydratase/isomerase family protein, which yields MSEPIVVYEKREPHTALIRLNRPEKKNAIGRDLYWALDDAWKRAREDDDVWTIILTGTADSFCVGGDLKENLAFARGEMKGPRSGPRQYANLRALEMHKPIVAAINGYAVGGGFNLALACDIRYCVPSARFGCSEVRWSHMAAWPSYVCQLPTGWAFWFALTGQMIDAETAFRLGLVQKICEPDRLIDDCLELCATINRNGRLIAAHTKEYIYKLLYEIQGWEKGFELHRQFYQHLRQSKDYDEGSAAFTEKRQPQFTQEYYDPKDKPPGVP from the coding sequence ATGTCCGAACCGATCGTCGTCTACGAAAAACGGGAGCCGCACACCGCGCTCATCCGCCTCAACCGGCCGGAGAAGAAGAACGCGATCGGCCGCGACCTCTACTGGGCGCTCGACGACGCCTGGAAGCGGGCCAGGGAGGATGACGACGTGTGGACGATCATCCTCACGGGGACGGCCGATTCGTTTTGCGTCGGCGGCGACTTGAAGGAAAACCTCGCGTTCGCGCGCGGCGAGATGAAGGGACCGCGCTCGGGACCGCGCCAGTACGCCAACCTGCGCGCCCTGGAGATGCACAAACCGATCGTCGCGGCGATCAACGGCTACGCCGTGGGCGGAGGCTTCAATCTCGCGCTCGCCTGCGACATCCGCTACTGCGTCCCGTCGGCCCGGTTCGGCTGCTCGGAGGTCCGCTGGTCCCACATGGCCGCGTGGCCGAGCTACGTCTGCCAGTTGCCGACCGGCTGGGCTTTCTGGTTCGCGCTCACCGGGCAGATGATCGACGCCGAAACCGCTTTCCGGCTGGGCCTGGTGCAAAAAATCTGCGAGCCCGACCGCCTGATCGATGACTGTCTGGAGCTGTGCGCGACGATCAACCGCAACGGCCGGCTCATCGCGGCCCATACCAAGGAGTACATCTACAAGCTGCTCTACGAAATTCAGGGCTGGGAAAAGGGGTTCGAGCTGCACCGCCAGTTCTACCAGCACCTGCGCCAGAGCAAGGACTACGACGAGGGCTCCGCGGCTTTCACCGAAAAGCGCCAGCCGCAGTTCACGCAGGAATACTACGATCCCAAGGACAAGCCTCCGGGGGTACCGTAA
- a CDS encoding HAMP domain-containing sensor histidine kinase — MNDARIDLFPFTAEVVAARFGMPVKPTVILIRWPVVIVCCYLVLYPATPRIPEAALYGFIVAYIASNVALYFVSERRFEQAAFYSPLVIADTALLTLSLVINGNVEAEFYLTYFLLIIICCIFEDPKILAAISVLAPAVYMFLLFRSPRDFQPDVFLRLPFLFIVALFYGYFTQLVRAQRALKEEAEKRDQGKKEALDIVSHEFRTPLNLISGYAQALKRGTLGPVNSEQAEALAKILRQSDNLLYMVNSILELARLEAGELSVQPEEIPLAEYLNEMKVAYEVPLSKPILLTWSIPPDLPTIRSDRAKLTVILQNLINNAIKFTDAGNVWVFARHDRDRGQVEIEVRDTGIGIPREAHRWIFDKFRQLDPSSTRTRSGVGLGLHIVKVFTDLLGGTIRLESHPQRGSAFTIALPLSAPPSA, encoded by the coding sequence ATGAACGACGCGAGAATCGATCTCTTTCCGTTTACCGCGGAGGTGGTCGCGGCGCGCTTCGGCATGCCGGTCAAACCCACCGTCATCTTGATCCGGTGGCCGGTGGTGATCGTCTGCTGTTACCTGGTTCTCTATCCGGCGACGCCGCGAATTCCCGAGGCCGCCCTCTACGGCTTCATCGTCGCCTACATCGCTTCCAACGTGGCGCTCTATTTCGTGTCGGAGCGCCGCTTCGAGCAGGCCGCGTTCTACTCGCCTCTGGTGATCGCGGACACCGCGTTGCTCACGTTGTCGCTGGTCATCAACGGCAACGTCGAAGCCGAGTTCTACCTCACCTATTTCTTGCTCATCATCATCTGCTGCATCTTCGAGGACCCCAAGATCCTCGCCGCGATTTCCGTTCTGGCGCCGGCGGTCTACATGTTTCTGCTGTTTCGTTCGCCCCGGGATTTCCAGCCCGACGTTTTTCTGCGGCTGCCGTTCCTGTTCATCGTGGCGCTTTTTTACGGCTATTTCACGCAGCTGGTCCGCGCGCAAAGGGCGCTCAAGGAGGAGGCGGAAAAGCGCGACCAGGGAAAGAAGGAGGCGCTCGACATCGTGTCGCACGAGTTTCGAACGCCGCTCAATCTGATCAGCGGGTACGCGCAGGCGCTGAAGCGCGGCACGCTGGGCCCGGTCAATTCCGAGCAAGCCGAGGCGCTCGCCAAGATTCTCCGTCAGTCCGATAACCTGCTCTACATGGTGAACAGCATCCTCGAGCTGGCGCGCCTGGAAGCCGGCGAGCTTTCGGTGCAGCCGGAAGAGATCCCGCTGGCGGAATACCTGAACGAGATGAAGGTCGCCTACGAGGTGCCGCTTTCCAAGCCGATCCTGTTGACGTGGTCGATCCCGCCCGATCTCCCGACCATTCGCTCCGACCGGGCCAAGCTGACGGTGATCCTGCAGAACCTGATCAACAACGCGATCAAGTTCACCGACGCAGGCAACGTCTGGGTTTTCGCGCGCCACGACCGGGACAGGGGGCAGGTGGAGATCGAGGTCAGAGACACCGGGATCGGCATCCCCAGGGAAGCCCACCGATGGATCTTCGACAAGTTCCGCCAGCTCGACCCGTCTTCCACGCGCACCCGCTCGGGAGTCGGGCTCGGGCTTCACATCGTAAAGGTGTTTACCGATCTCCTGGGCGGAACCATCCGGTTGGAAAGCCATCCGCAGCGCGGCTCGGCCTTTACCATCGCTCTTCCCCTGTCGGCCCCGCCGTCCGCATGA
- a CDS encoding tripartite tricarboxylate transporter substrate binding protein yields MSAGTWIVALLAAALAAAAEAQTPYYQGRTIRIVVGYQAGDTHDLWARTYSRYMGKYLPGSPDFVVQNMPGAGSMVAANHIYNVAKPDGLTMGLIAPGLYLAQITGNREVKFDWGRFTWIGTPEHNGTLLFMRADAPYRSIEDIRRGKEPPKCSATGVGTSGHLIPRLLEETLGLKFQLVTGYPGGAEQDLALERGEVQCRAITVAAFFGREPFIGWHKRGFVRILIQTSRKRHPKIPDVPTLWEHMEKEKTGDGARRLATIALGAGGFGSWPVVSTPGLPPDRVKMLRDAYARTLQDRELAEEAKKRGWELRPVAGEELEELAREVSSQPADVVERMKKLMGR; encoded by the coding sequence ATGAGCGCCGGAACGTGGATTGTTGCGCTGCTCGCGGCGGCGCTGGCGGCGGCCGCCGAGGCCCAGACTCCTTATTACCAGGGCAGGACCATCCGGATCGTCGTCGGCTATCAAGCCGGGGATACGCACGATCTCTGGGCGCGGACCTATTCTCGCTACATGGGAAAATATCTGCCCGGCAGTCCCGATTTCGTCGTGCAGAACATGCCGGGCGCGGGCTCCATGGTCGCCGCCAACCACATCTACAACGTGGCGAAACCCGACGGCCTGACCATGGGGCTGATCGCGCCGGGGCTCTACCTGGCGCAGATCACGGGCAACAGGGAAGTGAAGTTCGACTGGGGCAGGTTCACCTGGATCGGCACCCCGGAGCACAACGGAACCCTGTTGTTCATGCGCGCCGACGCGCCCTACCGGTCCATCGAGGACATCCGCAGAGGCAAGGAGCCGCCCAAGTGTTCGGCGACGGGGGTGGGCACGAGCGGTCACCTGATCCCGCGCCTGCTGGAGGAGACGCTCGGCCTCAAGTTTCAGCTCGTCACCGGCTACCCGGGGGGTGCGGAGCAGGATCTGGCGCTGGAGCGCGGCGAAGTGCAGTGCCGCGCGATCACCGTGGCCGCCTTCTTCGGGCGCGAGCCGTTCATCGGCTGGCACAAGAGAGGGTTCGTGCGCATCTTGATTCAAACGTCGCGCAAGCGCCATCCGAAGATTCCCGACGTGCCGACGCTCTGGGAGCATATGGAAAAGGAGAAGACGGGCGACGGCGCGCGCCGGCTGGCGACGATTGCGCTCGGCGCGGGCGGTTTCGGCTCGTGGCCGGTCGTCTCTACGCCGGGCCTTCCTCCGGACAGGGTGAAGATGCTGCGCGATGCTTACGCCAGGACGCTGCAGGACCGAGAGCTGGCCGAGGAGGCGAAGAAGCGGGGATGGGAGCTGCGGCCCGTTGCGGGAGAAGAGCTGGAGGAGCTGGCGCGGGAAGTGAGCTCCCAGCCGGCGGACGTGGTCGAGCGGATGAAAAAGCTCATGGGCCGCTGA
- a CDS encoding alpha/beta family hydrolase — protein MNAADRSAGKEIQFIVSEAAGAVSGLLLKPDGASSLLVLAHGAGAGMRHKFMEGMTRRLAARGIAVLRYQFPYMERRAKRPDPESVLLDTVRAAITTGRKCSGGLPLFAGGKSMGGRMASLVAARDRPEDVRGLIFFGYPLHRAGRPSGDRSRHLSEIQTPMLFLQGSRDALADLKLLQPVCAGLGKRAELFVLEGGDHSFRMPKSAGRSDEEALDTAAAKTASWIAAVLARSR, from the coding sequence GTGAACGCTGCAGATCGTTCGGCAGGAAAAGAAATCCAGTTCATCGTCAGCGAAGCGGCGGGCGCGGTGTCGGGGCTTCTCCTGAAGCCGGACGGCGCAAGCTCGCTGCTCGTTCTCGCGCACGGAGCGGGCGCAGGGATGCGCCACAAGTTCATGGAGGGCATGACGCGCCGACTGGCCGCGCGCGGGATCGCCGTCCTCCGGTATCAGTTTCCCTACATGGAAAGGCGCGCCAAGCGGCCCGATCCGGAATCCGTGCTGCTGGACACGGTGCGCGCCGCAATAACCACCGGGCGCAAGTGCTCGGGGGGGCTGCCGCTCTTCGCCGGCGGCAAGTCGATGGGGGGTCGCATGGCTTCGCTCGTGGCCGCGCGCGACCGACCGGAGGACGTGCGCGGGCTGATCTTCTTCGGCTATCCCTTGCACCGCGCGGGAAGACCGTCCGGCGACCGGAGCCGCCACCTGTCGGAGATCCAAACGCCGATGCTTTTCCTGCAGGGCTCGCGTGACGCGCTCGCGGATCTGAAGCTGCTCCAGCCGGTTTGCGCGGGCCTGGGAAAGCGAGCCGAGTTGTTCGTTCTCGAAGGCGGGGACCACTCCTTTCGCATGCCAAAAAGCGCCGGGCGATCCGACGAAGAGGCGCTCGATACGGCCGCCGCCAAGACCGCGTCCTGGATCGCCGCGGTGCTCGCGCGGTCCCGCTGA
- a CDS encoding MFS transporter: MPARSSESIWTAAFALLCLAQIFGYAQHFTLLPTLPLYITHLGGTPFTVGLVLASFAVTSVVVRPLMGHWADRRGEARVIVGGNLLQTASVLLCLVPFVAVTMLANGLRGIGWAGLNAGGYSLLARAAPRSRRAEASGYYSGVQNSAAVLFPAAALWLLDAPFGGFRAVFIGAAALAAVSAGCGALLRRHVGSGKPETQADEIEPGPRALLGLVERDVLLPSALHFCLQLTMPAINSFIVLYAREIGLGSIGFFYVVSGTASMLSRPLLGRLSDRIGRSTALFSAFILQILAFLLVVSASSLAGLLISGILYILGVAIGSSTTLAFAMERANPRHRGRSMASFSIAYPLSYGAGGFIAGAAVETLGYARMYLLMAGFALAGLGVAIANWRSLK, translated from the coding sequence ATGCCGGCGAGATCTTCCGAATCGATCTGGACGGCTGCCTTTGCGCTTCTCTGCCTCGCGCAGATCTTCGGCTATGCGCAGCACTTCACGCTGCTGCCGACCTTGCCGCTCTACATCACCCATCTGGGAGGGACCCCCTTCACCGTCGGGCTCGTGCTCGCGTCGTTCGCCGTTACCAGCGTTGTCGTCCGACCCCTGATGGGCCACTGGGCGGATCGCCGGGGTGAGGCGCGCGTCATCGTCGGCGGAAACCTGCTCCAGACCGCGAGCGTACTCCTCTGCCTCGTGCCTTTTGTCGCCGTCACGATGCTCGCGAACGGCCTGCGCGGAATCGGCTGGGCCGGGCTCAATGCCGGAGGCTACTCGTTGCTCGCGCGGGCGGCACCGCGCTCCCGGCGGGCCGAGGCGTCGGGTTATTACAGCGGCGTGCAGAACAGCGCCGCCGTGCTCTTTCCGGCGGCCGCGCTGTGGTTGCTCGACGCTCCGTTCGGCGGCTTCCGGGCGGTTTTCATCGGAGCCGCCGCCCTCGCGGCCGTCTCCGCCGGCTGCGGAGCCCTGCTCCGGCGCCATGTCGGCTCCGGAAAGCCGGAGACGCAAGCCGATGAAATCGAGCCCGGGCCGCGGGCGCTGCTCGGACTCGTCGAGCGCGACGTGCTGCTGCCGTCGGCGCTGCACTTCTGCCTTCAGCTGACGATGCCGGCGATCAACAGCTTCATCGTTCTCTATGCGCGCGAGATCGGCCTCGGATCGATCGGCTTCTTCTACGTGGTGAGCGGGACCGCGAGCATGCTCTCGCGTCCGCTGCTCGGCCGCCTCTCCGACCGCATCGGCCGGAGCACGGCCCTCTTCTCGGCTTTCATTCTTCAGATCCTCGCCTTCCTCCTGGTCGTGAGCGCTTCCAGCCTCGCGGGGCTGCTGATCAGCGGAATTCTCTACATCCTCGGCGTGGCGATCGGCAGCTCGACGACGCTCGCCTTCGCGATGGAACGCGCCAACCCGCGCCATCGCGGCCGCTCCATGGCGAGTTTTTCCATCGCCTATCCGCTGAGCTACGGCGCAGGCGGCTTCATAGCGGGGGCGGCGGTCGAGACCCTGGGTTACGCCCGCATGTATCTGCTCATGGCCGGCTTCGCCCTCGCGGGACTGGGGGTGGCGATCGCCAACTGGCGCAGCCTGAAGTGA
- a CDS encoding ABC transporter substrate-binding protein: MRFRLVSWCVVAALVLGSARPPGAEAKTYIAYISDSTSSSVIYWLAKEAGIFKKHGLDLDLVFINGSVRGIQSLIAGDLGYSGAVGTAVINARLAGAEIAIIQSQMNTLPYFIVGSASIRSPEDLKGRSAAVHIPGTSADFALRLALMKVGIPYNSIKAVTVGGAPARLAAVLNGQTDFTVVTDGERIQAEKAGLKVIIDMAKLKVPFQFNCSVTTRQRIREKPDEVRRVVRALAESGHYYKTHKEESIRVMQKYTRGLGREVLEGAYAANVQLLVDDTYPTVEGLRNTLEIQALADPRAGKAKAEDLVDLRFVDEMRKSGFIDKLYGRR, encoded by the coding sequence ATGAGATTCAGGCTCGTGTCGTGGTGCGTGGTTGCGGCGCTCGTGCTCGGTTCGGCCAGGCCCCCCGGCGCCGAGGCTAAGACCTACATCGCCTACATCTCGGACTCCACGAGCTCGTCGGTGATCTACTGGCTCGCGAAGGAGGCGGGGATCTTCAAGAAGCACGGTCTGGATCTGGACCTCGTCTTCATCAACGGCAGCGTGCGCGGCATCCAGAGCCTCATCGCCGGCGACCTCGGCTATAGCGGCGCGGTGGGGACCGCCGTGATCAACGCCAGACTGGCCGGCGCCGAGATCGCGATCATCCAGAGCCAGATGAACACCCTGCCCTACTTCATCGTCGGGAGCGCGAGCATCCGCTCCCCGGAAGACCTCAAAGGGCGATCGGCGGCGGTCCATATCCCGGGCACCTCGGCGGATTTCGCCCTGCGGCTGGCCCTGATGAAGGTCGGGATTCCCTACAACAGCATCAAGGCCGTGACCGTCGGCGGGGCGCCGGCCCGCCTCGCCGCCGTGCTGAACGGCCAGACCGACTTCACCGTCGTCACCGACGGCGAGCGCATCCAGGCGGAGAAGGCCGGCCTCAAGGTCATCATCGATATGGCCAAACTGAAGGTTCCGTTCCAGTTCAACTGCAGCGTGACCACCCGGCAAAGGATCCGCGAGAAACCCGACGAGGTGCGCCGGGTGGTGCGAGCGCTCGCGGAATCCGGCCACTACTACAAGACCCACAAGGAAGAGTCGATCCGCGTCATGCAAAAGTACACCAGGGGACTCGGCCGCGAGGTGCTCGAAGGGGCCTACGCGGCCAACGTCCAGCTGCTGGTCGACGATACCTACCCGACCGTGGAGGGGCTCAGAAACACTCTCGAGATCCAGGCGCTCGCCGACCCGCGCGCCGGCAAGGCGAAAGCCGAGGATCTCGTCGACCTCCGCTTCGTCGACGAGATGCGCAAGAGCGGCTTCATCGACAAGCTCTACGGGCGGCGCTAG
- a CDS encoding alpha/beta hydrolase: protein MAASYDPAGRFEVKTWDVEFRRCPSRVLMARIYQPQGAGPFPVLIDLHGGAWNDQDRTANQPMDERLAASGILVVAIDLRLADEAPYPASVADAHYGIRWLKAKAAGWNGDPATLGGLGSSSGGHVIELCAMRPRHPAYAALPLPEAPAMDATLRYAVARSPISDPLARYEQAKKMQRENLIRNSEIYFNPWETILDGNPQKILERGEAVALPPMLIMQGELDDNVLPEVQERFVAAYRKAGGEIEYELFLGCEHRWVARPGPQTDRAVEVVKNFIARRLGA, encoded by the coding sequence ATGGCGGCGAGCTACGATCCGGCAGGGCGATTCGAGGTCAAAACGTGGGACGTCGAGTTCCGGCGCTGTCCTTCGCGGGTGCTGATGGCGCGCATCTACCAGCCGCAGGGTGCCGGGCCTTTCCCCGTGCTGATCGATCTGCACGGCGGCGCGTGGAACGACCAGGACCGCACCGCGAACCAGCCCATGGACGAGCGGCTGGCCGCGAGCGGCATCCTGGTCGTGGCGATCGACCTGCGTCTGGCCGACGAAGCGCCCTATCCCGCTTCGGTCGCCGACGCTCACTACGGCATCCGCTGGCTCAAGGCGAAGGCCGCCGGGTGGAACGGCGATCCGGCCACGCTCGGCGGCCTGGGGAGCTCGAGCGGCGGACACGTGATCGAGCTTTGCGCCATGCGGCCGCGCCACCCGGCCTACGCGGCGCTGCCGCTGCCGGAAGCCCCGGCCATGGATGCGACGCTGAGATACGCGGTGGCGCGTTCTCCGATCAGCGATCCGCTCGCGCGCTACGAGCAGGCGAAGAAGATGCAGCGCGAGAACCTGATCCGGAACAGCGAAATCTATTTCAACCCCTGGGAGACGATCCTGGACGGCAATCCCCAGAAGATCCTCGAACGCGGAGAAGCCGTCGCGCTGCCGCCCATGCTCATCATGCAGGGAGAGCTGGACGACAACGTGCTGCCGGAGGTTCAGGAGCGCTTCGTCGCCGCCTACCGCAAGGCCGGCGGCGAGATCGAATACGAGCTGTTCCTCGGCTGCGAGCATCGCTGGGTCGCCAGGCCCGGGCCGCAAACCGACCGCGCCGTCGAGGTCGTCAAGAACTTCATCGCCCGCCGGTTGGGTGCCTGA
- a CDS encoding carboxymuconolactone decarboxylase family protein, with product MARVSSIDERSRPELAGLIDKIRGARGGRLINIYRLMLHSPALAEAWFELNQAVRWRTEIDGRCRELAVIRIALLNKVDYVVRAHAPAYALREGLTPRQVEGLADWERSPSLYSERERALLAYVDAMTTTVEVPDEVFARLRAHFTERQIVELTMLVGAYNMLTRFLKALEVDPEPGRE from the coding sequence ATGGCGCGCGTTTCCTCGATCGACGAACGGAGTCGTCCCGAGCTGGCCGGGCTCATCGACAAGATCCGCGGCGCACGCGGCGGGAGGCTGATCAACATCTACCGCTTGATGCTTCACAGCCCGGCGCTCGCGGAGGCCTGGTTCGAGCTCAACCAGGCGGTGCGGTGGCGCACCGAGATCGACGGCCGGTGCCGCGAGCTGGCGGTGATCCGGATCGCGCTGCTCAACAAGGTCGACTACGTCGTGCGCGCCCACGCGCCGGCGTACGCCCTGCGGGAGGGTCTGACGCCTCGACAGGTCGAGGGGCTCGCGGACTGGGAGAGATCGCCGTCGCTCTACAGCGAGCGGGAGCGCGCGCTGCTCGCCTACGTCGACGCGATGACCACCACGGTAGAGGTCCCCGACGAAGTGTTCGCCCGGCTCCGGGCGCACTTCACCGAGCGCCAGATCGTCGAGCTGACGATGCTCGTCGGCGCCTACAACATGCTCACCCGATTTTTGAAGGCGCTCGAAGTCGATCCCGAGCCCGGACGCGAGTAG
- a CDS encoding NAD(P)-dependent oxidoreductase, protein MAQPPRPILAVEDDPFLRLLQVILDPLAPPERVAAFAHFMEHDEPDFAGWCERLRRRVTPLYPAEVRLARDPDELRAGLPGAAVIVVEGLPVGAAEIQAAGGTLKLIQKYGTLTRGIDRAACEQTGVRVLTIRRRANIATAEHAFALLLALARKIPETANRVSDEQLRAAGYSPTRYDRAHTPNGNWGRITGLKTLYGRVLGIVGFGEIGREVAARAAAFGMRILYTQRRRADADDEERLQARYCNLRELLAESDFVTLHLPGGPETRGIIGRRELEAMKPGALLVNVSQPHLVDRRALIEALASGRLGGFGLDTHYEEPGRADDPLLALRNVIVTPHLGGSPRANALADFEEMLTRLARALQEAY, encoded by the coding sequence ATGGCTCAGCCGCCGCGCCCGATTCTGGCCGTCGAGGACGACCCTTTCCTGCGCCTCCTTCAGGTGATCCTCGATCCGCTTGCCCCGCCAGAGCGGGTGGCGGCCTTCGCCCATTTCATGGAGCACGACGAGCCCGACTTCGCCGGCTGGTGCGAGCGGTTGCGACGCCGTGTGACGCCGCTCTATCCGGCCGAGGTTCGGCTGGCGCGCGATCCCGACGAGCTCCGCGCCGGTCTTCCCGGCGCGGCGGTGATCGTCGTCGAAGGGCTGCCCGTCGGCGCCGCGGAAATCCAGGCAGCGGGCGGGACACTGAAGCTGATCCAGAAATATGGCACGCTCACCCGCGGCATCGATCGCGCCGCGTGCGAGCAGACCGGCGTGAGAGTGCTCACGATCCGCCGGCGCGCCAACATCGCCACGGCCGAGCATGCGTTCGCGCTGCTCCTCGCCCTCGCCCGCAAGATCCCCGAGACCGCGAACCGGGTGAGCGACGAGCAGCTGCGCGCGGCGGGATACTCCCCGACTCGCTACGACCGCGCCCACACGCCCAACGGAAACTGGGGCCGGATCACGGGACTGAAGACGCTTTACGGTCGCGTGCTGGGGATCGTCGGATTCGGCGAGATTGGCCGGGAGGTCGCCGCGCGCGCGGCGGCTTTCGGCATGCGCATTTTGTACACCCAGCGCCGGCGCGCGGATGCCGACGACGAGGAGCGGCTTCAGGCGCGCTATTGCAACCTGCGCGAACTGCTGGCCGAGAGCGATTTCGTCACCCTGCACCTGCCTGGAGGGCCCGAGACCCGCGGCATCATCGGCCGGCGCGAGCTCGAGGCGATGAAGCCCGGAGCGCTGCTGGTCAACGTCTCGCAGCCGCACCTCGTCGACCGCCGGGCGCTGATCGAAGCGCTCGCCTCGGGCAGGCTCGGCGGGTTCGGGCTCGATACGCACTACGAGGAGCCCGGTCGGGCCGACGACCCGCTGCTCGCTCTGCGCAACGTCATCGTGACGCCCCACCTGGGAGGATCGCCACGCGCCAACGCGCTGGCGGACTTCGAAGAGATGCTCACGCGCCTGGCGCGGGCACTGCAGGAAGCTTATTAG
- a CDS encoding HAMP domain-containing protein gives MRRPRAPFFVLLLFPLLMTAALLASSLDLVSLLDLLASKKPIGSRTPLPSPWNDFRSQAEALVAVVFNWKLIVFGALTTVAAAIAGISTWKAIQLARELPKSSAAAATEKAAVAEAGAPSRIGRQLLGASLAFRIARSLATLLAVVGLLVIGAVSYRVSEAIEAQVTGRALITARTLADVAAPQIAAKDRLALSALVGRYGIGNEVAYIVIADPNGDILAHNLAETPQEFARVMPVFPSPQSAVDFRGESVIESRAMIGGGQLGILYYGVRRSAVTRAIRSTLWPIIALVLALFAAGILLAALLARRIARPIVALKAGADRISRGEFDEPVGVQSADEIGDLAQSLERIRSSLHAAMVRLNRQLRGSAEREP, from the coding sequence GTGCGTAGGCCCAGAGCCCCCTTTTTCGTCCTCCTCCTTTTCCCCCTCCTGATGACCGCGGCGTTGCTCGCGAGCTCGCTCGACCTGGTATCGCTCCTGGACCTTCTCGCGAGCAAGAAGCCTATCGGCTCGCGGACGCCGTTGCCCTCTCCGTGGAACGACTTTCGAAGCCAGGCCGAAGCGCTCGTGGCCGTGGTCTTCAACTGGAAGCTGATCGTCTTCGGCGCGCTGACGACGGTCGCCGCGGCGATCGCGGGCATCTCCACGTGGAAGGCGATTCAGCTGGCGCGCGAGCTGCCGAAGAGCAGCGCCGCCGCCGCGACGGAGAAGGCGGCCGTCGCGGAAGCGGGGGCGCCCTCCCGAATCGGCAGACAGCTGCTGGGCGCCTCCCTCGCGTTCAGGATCGCCCGTTCGCTGGCGACGTTGCTCGCGGTGGTGGGACTGCTCGTCATCGGCGCGGTCTCCTACCGGGTGTCGGAAGCGATCGAGGCGCAGGTCACCGGGCGTGCGTTGATCACGGCGCGCACTCTCGCGGACGTTGCCGCTCCCCAGATCGCGGCGAAGGACCGCCTCGCCCTGAGCGCGCTCGTCGGCAGGTACGGTATCGGCAACGAGGTGGCCTACATCGTGATCGCGGATCCGAACGGCGACATCCTGGCGCATAACCTGGCGGAGACCCCGCAGGAGTTCGCCCGGGTCATGCCGGTTTTCCCCTCGCCGCAGAGCGCGGTCGATTTCAGGGGCGAATCGGTGATCGAGTCGCGCGCGATGATCGGCGGCGGACAGCTGGGCATTCTCTATTACGGGGTCCGGCGAAGCGCAGTCACTCGTGCCATTCGCAGCACGCTCTGGCCGATCATCGCGCTGGTGCTGGCGCTCTTTGCCGCCGGCATCCTCCTGGCGGCGCTGCTCGCCCGGCGCATCGCGCGGCCCATTGTGGCGCTCAAGGCCGGGGCCGATCGGATCAGCCGGGGAGAGTTCGACGAACCGGTGGGCGTGCAGTCGGCCGACGAAATCGGCGATCTTGCGCAGTCGCTCGAGCGCATTCGCTCGAGCCTTCACGCGGCGATGGTCCGGCTCAACCGCCAGCTGCGCGGTTCGGCGGAGCGCGAGCCGTAA
- a CDS encoding alpha/beta hydrolase, with amino-acid sequence MPIAQLFTGVDLYYESHGSGEPLILIPSTAYSAEVWKPSQMPLAETLRLVLHDPRGCGRSVAAQAIYTIEQMAADVAALMEHLQIPAAHVLGHSMGGRIALSLAQNFPGRVKSLILAATGSGPAGRAGSDCIPGLPHRWVLELVEKGFEKFVYEEICESDTFFTKTYRTRFPERVQEFYRRAWATHAKLPEFIRLCIARHNWEGTHRLGDVKAPALVVVGDQDTGGSDHVAQSAVLQQRIPGAELRILHGQSHGFFWQAPEETNAMIREWVERHR; translated from the coding sequence ATGCCCATCGCTCAGCTTTTCACGGGCGTCGACCTTTACTACGAGTCCCACGGCAGCGGGGAGCCGTTGATCTTGATCCCCTCGACCGCTTACTCAGCGGAGGTCTGGAAACCGTCGCAAATGCCGCTCGCCGAAACGCTGCGGCTGGTGCTTCACGATCCCCGCGGCTGCGGACGCTCGGTCGCGGCGCAAGCGATCTACACGATCGAGCAGATGGCGGCGGACGTGGCCGCGCTGATGGAGCACCTGCAGATTCCCGCGGCGCACGTTCTCGGCCACTCGATGGGCGGCCGGATCGCCCTCTCCCTGGCGCAGAACTTTCCCGGCCGGGTAAAGAGCCTGATCCTGGCGGCGACCGGATCGGGGCCGGCGGGTCGCGCGGGCTCGGATTGCATCCCCGGGCTGCCGCACCGCTGGGTGCTGGAGCTCGTTGAAAAAGGGTTCGAGAAGTTCGTCTACGAGGAGATCTGCGAGTCGGACACGTTTTTCACGAAGACGTACCGGACTCGTTTCCCCGAAAGGGTCCAGGAGTTCTACCGCCGGGCCTGGGCGACTCACGCAAAGCTGCCCGAGTTCATTCGTCTCTGCATTGCGCGTCACAATTGGGAGGGAACCCACCGGCTCGGCGACGTGAAGGCGCCCGCTCTCGTGGTGGTCGGAGACCAGGACACGGGAGGAAGCGACCACGTGGCGCAATCGGCCGTCCTGCAGCAGAGAATTCCGGGCGCGGAGCTGCGGATCCTTCACGGCCAGTCGCACGGGTTTTTCTGGCAAGCCCCGGAAGAAACCAACGCAATGATCCGGGAATGGGTCGAGCGCCACCGATAG